The Ensifer adhaerens genome contains a region encoding:
- a CDS encoding DUF2798 domain-containing protein, which produces MPRKLPHRYQAIVMPLVLSVLMSAIVSFVSTASGSGLQPGLLSLWLKAWVFSWLVAFPSLLVVLPVVRRIVAAMVEQPRGNS; this is translated from the coding sequence ATGCCCAGAAAGCTTCCGCACCGGTACCAGGCAATCGTCATGCCACTGGTCCTTTCTGTCCTGATGTCCGCCATCGTCTCCTTCGTATCGACGGCCAGCGGCAGCGGCCTTCAGCCGGGTCTTCTGTCGCTGTGGCTCAAGGCCTGGGTGTTTTCCTGGCTCGTCGCGTTCCCGAGCCTGCTCGTGGTTCTTCCCGTCGTGCGCCGGATCGTCGCGGCGATGGTGGAGCAACCGCGCGGCAATTCCTGA
- a CDS encoding helix-turn-helix domain-containing protein has protein sequence MTTEHVSGASTGEAEAPSLGDRLRQRRKTLKMTLQEVADEAGFSVGFISQIERGITVPSLTSLIAVCRTLKVEAGSFLNPPKVATPFTRREHRPIYGLGGERSNAVSYERISASFPGNVLRSTIIHEPPGHRSEPMSHEGEEIFFILQGALTLEVDGERMVLEAGDSAHFPSVRTHTMWNHTSEPTTILHTCTMDVFGDGDPSGSPADSLAVTRADNRLSATSKT, from the coding sequence GTGACGACGGAACATGTCAGCGGCGCATCTACCGGCGAGGCAGAGGCGCCGTCGCTCGGCGATCGCCTGCGCCAACGACGCAAGACGCTGAAGATGACCCTTCAGGAGGTCGCCGACGAGGCTGGCTTTTCCGTCGGCTTCATTTCACAGATCGAACGCGGCATCACCGTTCCCTCGCTGACCTCGCTGATCGCCGTCTGCCGAACGCTGAAGGTCGAGGCCGGAAGCTTCCTCAATCCGCCAAAGGTGGCGACACCGTTCACCCGCCGCGAACACAGGCCGATCTATGGGCTCGGCGGAGAACGCAGCAACGCGGTCTCTTATGAGCGGATCTCCGCCTCCTTCCCCGGCAACGTACTCAGAAGCACCATCATCCACGAACCGCCGGGCCATCGCAGCGAACCGATGTCGCACGAGGGCGAAGAGATCTTCTTCATTCTCCAGGGGGCTTTGACATTGGAAGTGGACGGTGAACGCATGGTGCTGGAAGCCGGCGATTCCGCCCATTTCCCTTCTGTCCGTACCCACACGATGTGGAACCACACGAGCGAGCCCACCACCATTCTGCACACCTGCACCATGGATGTGTTCGGCGACGGGGATCCGTCGGGAAGTCCTGCCGACAGCCTTGCGGTGACGCGGGCCGACAACCGGCTGAGCGCCACCAGCAAGACATGA
- a CDS encoding quinone oxidoreductase family protein: protein MKAIRVYQHGGPDVLAYENVELGDPGPSEVRVRNRAIGVNFVDVYLRSGAYPPPQLPFTPGKEGAGEVISVGPDVAGFKPGDRVAYAEALGAYAQEHNVPAHFLVHLPDDIDFETGAAMMLKGLTAQYLLRRTFRIEAGHTVLVHAAAGGVGLILTQWAKHLGATVIGTVGSPEKGELARSNGADHVIDYSNENFAARVREITEGQGVDVVYDGIGKATFEGSLDSLRPFGHFVSFGAASGPIPPFDITTLARKGSLYATWPLLPNHLARREDVLVMSTDLFDVVTSGAVKIPVHARLPLSQASEAHRRLEGRQTTGAMVLLP from the coding sequence ATGAAAGCAATCCGCGTGTATCAGCACGGCGGGCCTGACGTGCTCGCCTATGAAAACGTAGAACTCGGCGACCCTGGCCCCAGCGAGGTCCGGGTGCGCAACCGGGCAATCGGCGTCAACTTCGTCGACGTCTACCTGCGTAGCGGCGCCTACCCGCCGCCGCAACTGCCGTTTACTCCTGGCAAGGAGGGGGCGGGCGAGGTGATCTCGGTCGGGCCTGATGTCGCAGGCTTCAAGCCCGGCGATCGGGTCGCCTATGCCGAGGCGCTCGGCGCCTACGCACAAGAGCACAATGTGCCGGCCCATTTCCTCGTGCATCTGCCTGACGATATCGACTTCGAGACCGGTGCGGCAATGATGCTCAAAGGCCTGACGGCACAATATCTCCTGCGCCGGACGTTCCGCATTGAAGCTGGCCACACCGTCCTCGTCCATGCCGCCGCCGGCGGCGTCGGTCTCATCCTGACGCAATGGGCCAAGCACCTCGGTGCCACGGTCATAGGCACCGTCGGCTCACCGGAAAAAGGTGAGCTCGCGCGATCCAATGGCGCAGACCACGTGATCGATTACAGCAACGAGAACTTTGCCGCTCGGGTGCGCGAGATCACCGAAGGCCAAGGGGTCGACGTCGTCTACGACGGCATCGGCAAGGCGACGTTCGAGGGTTCGCTTGATAGCCTTCGCCCCTTCGGCCACTTTGTCAGTTTCGGCGCCGCCTCCGGCCCGATCCCGCCGTTCGACATCACGACGCTGGCACGCAAGGGCTCGCTCTACGCCACCTGGCCGCTATTGCCGAACCATCTGGCGCGGCGCGAGGACGTGCTTGTAATGAGCACGGATCTCTTCGACGTCGTCACCAGCGGCGCGGTCAAGATCCCCGTCCACGCCCGCCTGCCGCTTTCGCAGGCATCCGAGGCGCATCGCCGGCTCGAGGGACGCCAGACGACCGGTGCCATGGTACTGTTGCCCTAA
- a CDS encoding LysR family transcriptional regulator, translated as MISEQIGIDLLRAFVAVCRQGSLNRVATQTGRTQSALSMQMRRLEDLLGRQLFNRTGRGVVPTPEGELFLGYATRMLALGDEAAARLRQADLSGGVRVGLAEEVATTALPEALGRLRRGYAEIRLDVVVEQCVALGRTWPEGDLDIMVVPTSVVTADALTTWNVDLQWVCATDYAFDETRPIDLVAFAAPCLWRRRMIETLADKGRDHRITFTSQSITALQAAIENGLGIGLLPPEAVRAGTMRALPASAGVPKPLAVQYGLFARDRRTAVVDAAISVLLEALPAASRA; from the coding sequence ATGATATCTGAACAGATCGGCATCGACCTGCTGCGCGCCTTCGTGGCGGTCTGCCGACAAGGCAGCTTGAACCGTGTCGCCACGCAGACCGGCCGCACCCAATCGGCGCTCAGCATGCAGATGCGACGGCTCGAAGATCTGCTCGGCCGCCAACTCTTCAACCGCACCGGCCGTGGTGTCGTGCCGACACCCGAGGGCGAACTGTTCCTGGGATATGCGACGCGGATGCTGGCGCTCGGCGACGAAGCCGCTGCGCGGTTACGACAAGCCGATCTCAGCGGTGGCGTGCGGGTCGGCCTTGCCGAGGAAGTGGCGACAACGGCGCTGCCCGAAGCCCTCGGGCGGCTGCGGCGCGGCTATGCGGAGATCCGGCTCGACGTTGTGGTCGAGCAGTGCGTGGCGCTCGGAAGGACGTGGCCCGAAGGCGATCTCGATATCATGGTGGTGCCGACCTCTGTGGTCACGGCAGACGCCCTCACCACATGGAACGTCGACCTGCAATGGGTCTGCGCCACGGACTACGCATTCGACGAGACGAGGCCGATCGACCTCGTCGCCTTCGCAGCACCCTGCCTCTGGCGCCGGCGCATGATCGAGACGCTGGCGGATAAGGGGCGGGACCACCGGATCACCTTCACCAGCCAGAGCATCACCGCGCTTCAAGCCGCAATCGAGAACGGGCTCGGCATTGGCTTGCTTCCGCCAGAAGCCGTGCGCGCGGGCACGATGCGGGCGCTGCCCGCCTCCGCCGGCGTCCCGAAGCCGCTTGCCGTCCAATATGGGCTGTTCGCCAGGGATCGCCGCACAGCCGTCGTCGATGCGGCGATCAGCGTGCTGCTCGAAGCCCTGCCGGCAGCGTCAAGAGCCTAG
- a CDS encoding dipeptidase, translating into MATQAKIPVFDGHNDVLSRLWRSPGGAPERRFLDGVDTGHIDLDKAQAGGLAGGLCAVYVASPGLAKDGSGDFATPDQQTALEATLGMASLLMRIERQSAGRLKICRTAADIRDAMAKGAFASVLHIEGIEAVGADLDALHVLHAAGLRTLGPVWSRPNIFAYGVPFRFPSSPDIGPGLSEAGKDLVRASNELKIMLDLSHMNEQGFWDIAALSHAPLVASHSNVHALCPHSRNLTDRQLDAIKDTGGLAGINFGVLFLRADGTRNTDTPLSLLVDHIDYIVERIGIDHVALGSDFDGTAIPAAMRSAADLPLLVDQLRTRGYDDAALAKICHGNWIRVLDTTWGA; encoded by the coding sequence TTGGCGACGCAAGCGAAAATCCCGGTCTTTGATGGACATAACGACGTGCTGTCACGGCTTTGGCGCTCGCCGGGCGGCGCACCGGAACGCCGCTTTCTCGACGGCGTCGATACCGGGCACATCGATCTCGACAAGGCTCAGGCGGGCGGCCTTGCCGGCGGCCTTTGTGCCGTTTACGTCGCTTCGCCGGGCCTCGCCAAGGACGGCAGCGGCGACTTTGCGACGCCGGATCAGCAAACCGCCCTCGAGGCCACGCTCGGCATGGCGAGCCTGTTGATGCGGATCGAGCGCCAATCCGCGGGACGGCTGAAGATCTGCCGCACTGCTGCCGATATCCGCGACGCAATGGCCAAGGGTGCCTTTGCCTCGGTGCTGCACATCGAGGGCATCGAGGCCGTCGGTGCCGATCTCGACGCGCTCCATGTGCTCCATGCCGCCGGCCTGCGCACGCTTGGCCCCGTCTGGAGCCGGCCGAACATCTTTGCCTATGGCGTCCCTTTCCGTTTTCCCTCTTCGCCCGATATCGGTCCGGGCCTCAGCGAGGCCGGCAAGGATTTGGTGCGCGCCAGCAACGAACTGAAGATCATGCTCGATCTCTCGCACATGAACGAGCAGGGCTTCTGGGATATCGCTGCGCTGTCGCACGCGCCCCTGGTCGCCTCCCATTCCAACGTTCATGCGCTCTGCCCGCACAGCCGCAATCTGACGGACCGTCAGCTCGACGCGATCAAGGATACTGGCGGCCTCGCCGGCATCAATTTCGGCGTCCTGTTCCTGCGCGCGGACGGGACCAGGAACACGGATACGCCGCTCTCGCTCCTTGTCGACCACATCGACTATATCGTCGAGCGTATCGGTATCGACCATGTGGCGCTTGGCTCTGATTTCGACGGTACGGCCATTCCTGCTGCGATGCGCAGCGCAGCCGATCTGCCTCTGCTTGTCGACCAGCTGCGGACCCGTGGTTACGACGACGCAGCACTCGCCAAGATCTGCCACGGCAACTGGATCCGCGTGCTGGACACGACCTGGGGCGCGTGA
- a CDS encoding serine hydrolase domain-containing protein, whose protein sequence is MTKPASLDWQAAEETARRLTAQWAADEPGGAVIGFDGIGIRFSHAGGVGSLATFAPFTADSVVRYASVTKHVFSAMVLAHADIIGLDDPLGQHLAELRSPLAEVTVGQALDMSGGLPDTRECLSLLGLSVYTETKARPLLDYIARLERLNFAAGTEVSYSNTGYRLIEAALERKGFRFDDFVQREIALPLGIALKAPDVWNDPVKGLVPGYWHSGESWQLSAAGLHISASGSLTGSARALATWLQALLDDEGRFAGLLQKLQATRFLADGRPTGYGLGLRKSRLGSHEFVGHGGSHPGYKTYFLLAPETRAGFVVVSNREDTNGYKIALESMAALTGLTLPAIAADLGDGLYVTDTGPWWIEVKGSTCTYLDADETLYEDGDGWASSRSASSPLRLRRDGSALVGEVGHAARRFLPAVTHEPVPASLSGVWHSDEGAEFTVENGTVLMGIGPVRQAMVLTALGNGRFLFTLTDGPWVKRICLHLLGADRLELVSSRARMIEYRRRA, encoded by the coding sequence ATGACGAAGCCGGCATCGCTGGACTGGCAAGCCGCCGAAGAAACAGCGCGACGCCTGACTGCACAATGGGCGGCGGACGAGCCGGGCGGCGCCGTCATCGGTTTCGACGGAATTGGAATCCGCTTTTCGCATGCCGGCGGCGTCGGGAGCCTCGCCACCTTTGCACCGTTCACCGCCGACAGCGTCGTGCGTTACGCTTCCGTCACCAAGCACGTCTTTTCGGCGATGGTGCTCGCCCATGCCGACATCATTGGTCTTGACGATCCGCTGGGCCAACACCTTGCGGAATTGCGGTCTCCGCTGGCCGAAGTGACCGTGGGACAGGCGCTCGACATGAGCGGCGGCCTGCCGGATACGCGCGAATGCCTGTCGTTGCTCGGCCTGTCCGTCTACACGGAAACCAAGGCCCGACCACTGCTCGATTACATCGCGCGCCTTGAACGGCTGAACTTCGCGGCCGGCACCGAGGTCTCCTATTCGAACACAGGCTATCGCCTCATCGAAGCGGCGCTGGAGCGCAAGGGCTTCCGCTTCGACGATTTCGTCCAGCGCGAGATCGCACTGCCACTCGGTATCGCACTGAAAGCACCGGACGTCTGGAACGACCCGGTGAAGGGCCTCGTCCCCGGATACTGGCACTCGGGCGAAAGCTGGCAGCTTTCCGCTGCCGGCCTGCACATTTCCGCGTCGGGGAGCCTGACCGGCAGTGCCCGGGCGCTTGCCACCTGGCTGCAGGCGCTGCTTGATGATGAAGGCCGCTTTGCAGGTCTCCTGCAGAAATTGCAGGCGACCCGGTTCCTTGCCGACGGGCGACCGACGGGCTACGGCCTGGGCCTGCGCAAGTCCCGGCTCGGCTCGCATGAATTCGTCGGGCACGGCGGCTCACACCCCGGCTACAAGACCTACTTCCTGCTCGCCCCCGAAACGCGCGCCGGCTTCGTCGTCGTTTCCAACCGCGAAGACACCAACGGCTACAAGATCGCGCTTGAAAGCATGGCGGCGCTCACCGGGCTCACGCTGCCGGCTATCGCGGCCGATCTCGGCGACGGTCTCTATGTGACGGACACCGGTCCCTGGTGGATCGAGGTCAAGGGCAGTACCTGCACCTATCTCGATGCCGACGAGACGCTCTATGAGGACGGCGACGGCTGGGCCTCGTCACGTTCTGCATCGTCCCCTCTGAGACTTCGCCGGGATGGTTCCGCCCTCGTCGGCGAAGTCGGCCATGCCGCTCGGCGCTTCCTTCCAGCAGTGACGCATGAGCCGGTGCCAGCGTCGCTTTCCGGCGTCTGGCACTCGGACGAGGGCGCGGAATTCACGGTCGAAAACGGCACGGTGCTTATGGGCATCGGCCCAGTGCGCCAGGCCATGGTACTGACCGCACTCGGCAATGGCCGCTTCCTGTTCACCCTGACCGACGGTCCGTGGGTCAAGCGCATCTGCCTGCATCTGCTTGGGGCTGACCGTCTCGAGCTGGTGTCAAGCCGCGCCCGCATGATCGAATATCGTCGCCGCGCCTGA
- a CDS encoding LysR family transcriptional regulator yields the protein MEIKWLEDFLALASTLNFSKAADERHVTQSAFSRRIRQLEAWLGATLVDRATYPSRLTEAGAKFVPVAQETLKQLYQARRNLQQEEGSDARTIKLTALHTLSFTFFPEWMSRVNAKIGPLFSRLRPDSGSMEENLNSLVDGECDFLLTYAHTQVPHLLDPQAFEHRVLGHERILPVSAASKTGAPMHLLEGGAKPFPHLSYEKSSFFGQLLDELVSPNLPPAQRVHEGSMSVGLKAMAEAGWGIAWVPESLMTDELASGSLVRAAEPRWDVSVEIRLYRAKENRRPVVGRVWQSLETGS from the coding sequence GTGGAAATCAAATGGCTTGAAGACTTCCTGGCGCTCGCCAGCACGCTGAACTTCTCCAAGGCGGCGGACGAGCGTCACGTGACCCAATCCGCTTTCAGCCGTCGCATCCGGCAATTGGAGGCCTGGCTGGGAGCGACGCTCGTCGATCGGGCGACCTATCCTTCGCGCCTCACCGAAGCCGGTGCAAAATTCGTGCCGGTGGCACAGGAAACGCTGAAACAGCTTTATCAGGCGCGGCGCAATCTCCAGCAGGAAGAGGGTTCCGACGCCCGTACGATCAAGCTGACGGCGCTACACACGCTCTCCTTCACCTTCTTTCCGGAGTGGATGAGCCGCGTCAACGCCAAGATCGGGCCACTGTTCTCGAGGCTTCGCCCGGACTCCGGCAGCATGGAGGAGAACCTCAACTCGCTCGTCGACGGCGAATGCGACTTCCTGCTCACCTACGCCCATACCCAGGTCCCGCACCTGCTCGACCCGCAGGCCTTCGAGCATCGTGTGCTGGGGCACGAACGCATCCTTCCTGTCTCGGCCGCCAGCAAGACAGGGGCGCCAATGCATCTGCTCGAAGGCGGGGCAAAGCCCTTCCCGCATCTCAGCTACGAGAAGTCGTCCTTCTTCGGCCAACTCCTCGACGAGCTGGTCAGTCCGAACCTGCCGCCGGCGCAACGGGTGCACGAAGGCAGCATGTCCGTGGGATTGAAAGCCATGGCCGAAGCCGGCTGGGGCATTGCCTGGGTTCCCGAGAGCCTGATGACGGACGAATTGGCAAGTGGCTCCCTGGTCAGGGCCGCCGAGCCTCGCTGGGACGTCAGCGTCGAAATCCGCCTCTATCGCGCCAAGGAGAACCGCCGCCCGGTCGTCGGTCGAGTCTGGCAGAGCCTGGAGACCGGGTCCTAA
- a CDS encoding immunity protein Imm33 domain-containing protein, translated as MKQAQRDVCRRYGAGFDAPDMSCKLGISASALRGEQPLNGLRHPPENGTNGWYIWGGEELSADPEFFMPLHAHHLQTLCVSVLPYLALPPGWRFLIAPHHADVWCDGTLLKRPD; from the coding sequence ATGAAGCAGGCTCAACGGGACGTCTGCCGACGCTACGGTGCCGGGTTCGACGCGCCCGACATGTCTTGCAAGCTTGGTATTTCCGCCAGCGCACTGCGGGGCGAACAGCCGCTCAATGGGTTGCGTCATCCGCCCGAGAACGGAACGAATGGCTGGTACATCTGGGGAGGGGAAGAACTATCTGCCGATCCTGAATTCTTCATGCCTCTCCATGCCCATCATCTGCAGACGCTTTGTGTTTCTGTGCTGCCGTATCTCGCTCTGCCTCCGGGCTGGCGCTTTCTGATTGCGCCTCACCACGCGGATGTCTGGTGCGACGGCACACTTCTCAAGCGGCCTGATTAG
- a CDS encoding D-amino-acid transaminase, translated as MSQPPIRTVYLNGAFLPENEARLSIFDRGFLFGDGIYEVTAVLEGKLIDSAPHMARLERSAREIGVPLPVSTEEIVAIEKRLVADNNLVEGIVYLQLTRGAEDRNFLFSADLQPTLLLFTQEKTLVSVAAAEKGLSVKTVPDQRWARRDIKSVCLLPQVIAKRIAKAEGCDEAWMIEDGFVTEGASSTAYIVTEDNRIITRGNSHVTLPGCTRLAALALAREQGLTLEERPFTLDEALNAREACLTSASNFVAPITRIDGKPVGSGAPGPIVKRLRELYLEHARRTAI; from the coding sequence ATGTCCCAGCCGCCCATTCGCACAGTCTATCTCAACGGCGCGTTTCTGCCGGAGAACGAGGCGCGCCTGTCGATCTTCGATCGCGGCTTTCTCTTCGGCGACGGCATCTACGAGGTGACCGCTGTTCTTGAAGGCAAGCTGATCGACAGCGCGCCGCATATGGCCCGGCTGGAACGTTCGGCGCGCGAAATCGGCGTGCCGCTGCCGGTGTCGACCGAGGAGATCGTCGCCATCGAAAAGCGGCTGGTGGCAGACAACAACCTTGTCGAAGGCATCGTCTATCTCCAGCTCACCCGTGGTGCCGAAGACCGGAACTTCCTGTTCTCGGCCGATCTCCAGCCGACGCTTTTGCTCTTCACCCAGGAAAAGACGCTGGTGAGCGTCGCTGCGGCGGAGAAGGGGCTTTCGGTGAAGACCGTGCCCGATCAGCGCTGGGCACGTCGCGATATCAAGAGCGTGTGCCTGCTGCCGCAGGTGATCGCCAAGCGCATCGCCAAGGCCGAAGGCTGCGACGAAGCCTGGATGATCGAAGACGGGTTCGTTACCGAAGGCGCGTCCTCCACCGCCTATATCGTGACCGAGGACAACCGCATCATCACGCGCGGCAACAGCCATGTGACGTTGCCCGGCTGCACGCGGCTGGCCGCGCTGGCGCTCGCGCGCGAGCAAGGGCTAACGCTCGAGGAACGACCGTTCACGCTCGACGAGGCGCTGAATGCGCGCGAAGCCTGCCTGACCAGCGCCTCGAATTTCGTCGCCCCGATCACTCGGATCGACGGCAAGCCGGTTGGCTCCGGTGCACCGGGTCCGATCGTCAAGCGTCTGCGCGAACTCTATCTGGAGCACGCGCGGCGGACGGCGATCTAG
- a CDS encoding P1 family peptidase produces MTNIKCLRLRDIGFQPGTCETGPLNAITDVEGVAVGHVTVVEGDRIRTGATAILPHGGNLFQDKVPAALAVLNGFGKFAGSTQIEELGELETPVVLTNTLATGRAIEAINRWTLAVPGNEKVVSLNAVVGETNDSRLNDIRAGRPTIEEIGAALVSAKTGPVEEGAVGAGTGTVAFGLKGGIGTSSRRVKTAGEIFTLGVLVQSNYGGRLTVCGRTYDAPTGHDRDGSIVIVIATDAPLSARNLKRLAERAFGGLARTGAALSNGSGDYALAFSTAPSVRRTKARRSAIADYPDVPNDLMSPLFEAAIEATEEAILNSLTMARTTHGFNAANGKLSTVEAISLERLRDLGQQ; encoded by the coding sequence ATGACGAATATCAAATGCTTGCGCCTTCGTGACATCGGTTTTCAGCCGGGCACCTGCGAGACCGGCCCGTTGAATGCGATCACCGATGTCGAGGGCGTCGCGGTCGGCCATGTCACCGTGGTCGAGGGGGACCGCATCCGTACCGGCGCGACCGCCATCCTGCCGCACGGCGGCAACCTCTTTCAGGACAAGGTGCCGGCAGCACTCGCCGTGCTCAACGGCTTCGGAAAGTTCGCTGGATCCACTCAGATCGAGGAACTGGGCGAGTTGGAGACGCCCGTGGTCCTTACCAATACGCTGGCGACGGGACGCGCCATCGAGGCGATCAACCGCTGGACGCTGGCTGTGCCCGGCAACGAGAAGGTCGTGTCGCTGAACGCGGTCGTCGGCGAGACCAATGATTCCCGCCTGAATGATATCCGTGCGGGCCGGCCGACGATCGAGGAAATTGGCGCGGCCCTCGTGTCCGCCAAGACCGGCCCTGTCGAGGAGGGCGCGGTCGGGGCCGGAACCGGAACGGTTGCCTTCGGCCTCAAGGGCGGCATCGGCACCAGTTCGCGCCGGGTAAAGACGGCGGGCGAGATCTTCACCCTCGGCGTGCTGGTTCAGTCCAATTATGGCGGGCGGCTCACCGTTTGCGGCCGCACCTACGATGCGCCGACGGGACACGACCGGGATGGATCGATCGTCATCGTGATCGCGACCGATGCGCCGCTCTCCGCCCGCAACCTCAAGCGCCTCGCCGAGCGTGCCTTCGGTGGCCTCGCCCGTACGGGAGCAGCACTCAGCAACGGCTCCGGAGACTATGCGCTTGCCTTCTCGACGGCGCCATCCGTTCGCCGCACCAAGGCACGGCGGTCAGCGATCGCGGATTACCCGGACGTTCCGAACGACCTGATGTCGCCGCTTTTCGAGGCGGCGATCGAGGCAACCGAGGAAGCCATCCTCAATTCGCTGACCATGGCCCGCACGACGCACGGCTTCAACGCCGCGAACGGCAAGCTGAGCACGGTCGAGGCGATTTCGCTCGAAAGGCTTCGCGACCTCGGCCAACAGTGA